CCTGGTACGGGCTGCAGCCCATCAACCGCCTGACCATCTCGGGCGGCACCGTCCTCATGACCTCGCTCCAGAGCCCCGCCGCCCTGCTCAAGGACATCCACAAGAAGGACGCCCCGTACAACCTGGCCCTCATCCGGGCCAAAGCTTCCTTCTCCGGCCTCTGGGTGTACCGCGAGGACCACACCGAGGCGCGCATTCTGGGCGCCCTCGCGCGCATCAAGCCCGATTTCCTCTCCCTCGACGCCGTGTGCGAGGCGATCAAGGAAGCGGAGTGGGGGTCGGACCTCAAGGTCGCGTCCGCCCGCAAGACCTACGACCGGATCGAGTCGCGCCCGGTCAAGCCCACCGAGGGCAACACCGAGACGCCGTTCACGTTCGAGAAGCCCAAGTGGTGGGAGATGCGCGAGGGGGTATCGATCCCCGCGATCCCGGTGGGCAAGCCCATGGAGGGCGGCAAGGGCTACGTGCCCGAGCGCAACCCGTACTTCAAGAAGTTCACCACCCGCACCATGCGGCCGGTGATCGACTTCGACAAGTGCGTGAAGTGCACGCTCTGCTGGATCCAGTGCCCCGACTCGTGCTTCGACGTCACCCCCGACGGCCTCTACGACGCCAACATGGAATCGTGCTGCGGCTGCGGGGTGTGCGAGGCGGTGTGCCCGGCGAAGGAATGCATCACCA
Above is a window of Candidatus Methylomirabilota bacterium DNA encoding:
- a CDS encoding 4Fe-4S dicluster-binding protein encodes the protein WYGLQPINRLTISGGTVLMTSLQSPAALLKDIHKKDAPYNLALIRAKASFSGLWVYREDHTEARILGALARIKPDFLSLDAVCEAIKEAEWGSDLKVASARKTYDRIESRPVKPTEGNTETPFTFEKPKWWEMREGVSIPAIPVGKPMEGGKGYVPERNPYFKKFTTRTMRPVIDFDKCVKCTLCWIQCPDSCFDVTPDGLYDANMESCCGCGVCEAVCPAKECITMVNEASFEDNQSQWEMWRKDKGTYKAWMTGKINDKSHIVRSHGFRFRGQYEEEIKKDIDSGGVEITTGIPGENAGAKTI